The proteins below are encoded in one region of Sulfitobacter sp. SK012:
- a CDS encoding phosphate/phosphite/phosphonate ABC transporter substrate-binding protein: protein MIANLMMYARPELSEAHARYWALLRTSFADRGIASPETLAQEAEEFSVWRDPALVLSQTCGMPFRTQLQETVTLIGTPDFGLDGCAPGYYNSAIIVREDDLRGDIAEYREARFAYNMAISQSGWAAPYAHLQQHGFWFTKRFESGGHVNSAHAVANGSADIAAVDAQTWALIKRYEPWAEKLRVLEYTQPTPGLPYIAGPNADADTTFDAVAEAIAALIPEDADCLGLKGIVRIPKETYLAVPNPPASAAD, encoded by the coding sequence ATGATCGCGAACCTAATGATGTATGCCCGCCCCGAACTGTCTGAGGCTCACGCGCGTTATTGGGCATTGCTGCGCACGTCCTTCGCGGACCGCGGGATCGCAAGCCCCGAAACCTTAGCACAAGAGGCCGAGGAATTCAGCGTTTGGCGCGACCCTGCACTGGTGCTCAGCCAAACCTGTGGAATGCCCTTTCGCACGCAATTGCAGGAAACCGTCACCCTGATTGGGACGCCCGATTTTGGATTAGACGGCTGCGCGCCGGGCTATTACAACAGCGCGATTATCGTGCGGGAAGATGATCTGCGCGGCGATATTGCTGAATACCGCGAAGCTCGGTTCGCCTATAATATGGCAATCTCGCAATCCGGTTGGGCGGCACCTTACGCTCATCTGCAGCAGCACGGGTTTTGGTTCACCAAGCGGTTCGAAAGCGGTGGTCACGTCAATTCCGCCCATGCTGTCGCAAATGGGTCCGCAGATATCGCTGCGGTTGATGCGCAAACATGGGCTTTGATCAAGCGGTATGAGCCTTGGGCCGAAAAACTGCGGGTGCTTGAATACACGCAACCTACGCCCGGTCTGCCTTACATCGCCGGGCCAAATGCGGACGCAGATACGACATTTGATGCAGTCGCTGAGGCCATTGCCGCGTTGATCCCCGAGGACGCGGATTGCCTTGGCCTAAAGGGGATTGTGCGCATCCCCAAAGAGACGTACCTCGCCGTGCCGAACCCGCCTGCCAGTGCGGCGGATTAA
- the dapB gene encoding 4-hydroxy-tetrahydrodipicolinate reductase has protein sequence MTDTTGIAITGVSGRMGQMLVHEVLQNPHTHLAGAIERAGHDWVGRDLGACMGVADLGLLVTDDPLEGIKDAQAIIDFTAPAATLEFATLAAQAHAVHVIGTTGMTNEQIATLEPAARHAVIVRAGNMSLGVNLLTQLTKRVAAALDDDFDIEIIESHHNQKVDAPSGTALMLGEAAAEGRGVALGDVSDRGRDGITGARKRGDIGFTAIRGGDIVGEHDVLFAAAGERIVLRHVASDRNVFARGALKAALWGQGRTPGQYDMLDVLGLSEN, from the coding sequence ATGACCGACACCACAGGGATCGCAATCACTGGCGTATCAGGGCGCATGGGCCAAATGCTTGTGCATGAGGTGCTGCAAAACCCGCACACCCATCTTGCCGGCGCTATTGAACGTGCAGGCCATGACTGGGTTGGGCGTGATCTGGGAGCTTGTATGGGCGTGGCTGATTTGGGCTTGCTCGTGACGGATGATCCTTTGGAAGGGATCAAGGACGCGCAGGCCATTATCGATTTCACTGCACCTGCAGCCACGTTGGAGTTTGCGACACTCGCGGCCCAAGCGCATGCGGTCCACGTGATTGGGACGACTGGCATGACCAACGAGCAGATCGCAACGCTTGAACCGGCCGCGCGCCATGCCGTGATCGTGCGTGCGGGGAATATGAGCCTTGGCGTTAATCTGCTGACCCAACTGACCAAGCGCGTGGCCGCCGCATTGGACGATGATTTCGACATTGAGATCATCGAGTCGCATCACAATCAAAAGGTGGATGCGCCCTCGGGCACGGCCCTTATGCTGGGCGAGGCTGCGGCCGAAGGGCGCGGTGTTGCGCTGGGCGACGTATCTGATCGAGGCCGCGACGGCATAACCGGTGCGCGCAAACGCGGCGATATTGGCTTTACCGCTATTCGGGGCGGCGACATTGTGGGCGAACATGACGTGCTTTTTGCGGCCGCAGGCGAACGGATCGTGCTGCGCCACGTGGCTTCGGACCGCAATGTCTTTGCCAGAGGGGCGCTCAAGGCGGCGCTTTGGGGGCAAGGCCGCACGCCGGGGCAATATGACATGCTGGATGTTTTGGGTCTGTCAGAAAACTAA
- a CDS encoding dihydrodipicolinate reductase: MKFIFALITAIVVSAAPALADFATVKSEAAFVQLVRDKTLTRPLVKINLSPSGKISGKGAIWDVAGKWTWEDGFFCRSLEWGGDDLGYNCQEVAASGTSIRFTSDQGTGDSADFRLR, encoded by the coding sequence ATGAAGTTCATTTTCGCCTTGATAACCGCCATAGTGGTGTCCGCAGCTCCAGCGTTGGCCGATTTTGCAACGGTAAAAAGCGAGGCCGCATTCGTCCAACTGGTGCGCGACAAAACGCTGACCCGGCCGTTGGTCAAGATCAACCTCTCCCCAAGCGGTAAAATCAGCGGCAAGGGTGCGATTTGGGACGTTGCGGGCAAATGGACATGGGAAGATGGATTTTTTTGCCGAAGCCTTGAATGGGGCGGTGATGATTTGGGCTACAACTGCCAAGAGGTGGCGGCATCGGGCACATCCATCCGTTTCACATCAGACCAAGGCACCGGCGACAGCGCTGATTTCCGCCTGCGCTAA
- a CDS encoding RsmB/NOP family class I SAM-dependent RNA methyltransferase: MSDTGVQARKSAVYLLDEVLGEGKLMSELLGAGVLDKLPPDDRARAQRLALDTLRNLERADRLLQKHLSKYPALTVRNVLRVGTVELCQGGAAHGVVNAMVTMVGAHHRHANLKGLVNAVLRKIAAEGPEAWAALRAPRLPKWLRVPLVEAWGAEAMAAMEAAHLAGAPLDLTARGDASELAEAVVGTMLPNGSVRITDAGQVSAMPGFEAGDWWVQDAAAAFPVQVLNPQKGEAILDLCAAPGGKTMQLTSRGAQVVAVDNSPSRMARVRENLARVHLPAKTKVMDARAVEGEFDAILLDAPCSGTGTIRRHPDLPHAKDGSEFGALMDLQEQLIDHAWSLLKPGGRMVFCTCSLLPDEGEVQIDDALERHADMHVDRDALALPGIDPSWITSEGGLRLRPDYWAEHGGMDGFYIASLRKA, translated from the coding sequence ATGTCAGACACCGGCGTTCAAGCCCGCAAAAGTGCCGTGTACCTCCTTGATGAGGTGCTGGGAGAGGGCAAGTTGATGTCCGAACTGTTGGGGGCTGGCGTTCTCGATAAGCTGCCGCCCGATGACCGCGCCCGTGCGCAGCGACTGGCGTTGGATACGTTGCGCAATCTGGAACGCGCGGATCGGTTGCTGCAGAAACACCTGAGCAAATACCCGGCGCTGACCGTGCGCAATGTATTGCGCGTCGGTACGGTTGAACTGTGTCAGGGCGGTGCTGCCCACGGTGTGGTCAACGCTATGGTTACGATGGTTGGTGCGCATCATCGCCACGCCAACCTTAAAGGGCTGGTCAATGCGGTCCTGCGCAAGATTGCCGCCGAAGGCCCAGAGGCATGGGCGGCCTTGCGTGCACCACGCTTGCCAAAATGGCTGCGCGTTCCTTTGGTTGAGGCTTGGGGTGCCGAAGCCATGGCCGCGATGGAAGCCGCGCATCTTGCTGGTGCGCCACTTGATCTGACAGCCCGGGGCGATGCTTCAGAATTGGCCGAAGCTGTTGTTGGTACGATGTTGCCCAATGGCTCGGTGCGGATCACAGACGCAGGGCAAGTTTCTGCAATGCCGGGTTTCGAGGCTGGTGACTGGTGGGTCCAAGACGCCGCAGCGGCTTTTCCCGTCCAAGTGTTGAACCCACAAAAGGGCGAAGCAATTCTGGACCTATGTGCGGCACCGGGGGGCAAAACGATGCAGTTGACCTCGCGCGGCGCGCAGGTTGTCGCTGTTGATAATTCGCCCTCGCGCATGGCGCGCGTTCGCGAAAACCTTGCTCGTGTGCACCTTCCAGCCAAGACCAAAGTGATGGATGCGCGCGCCGTTGAAGGCGAATTTGACGCGATCCTGCTTGATGCGCCGTGCTCTGGCACGGGAACGATTCGCCGTCACCCTGATTTGCCCCACGCTAAGGATGGTTCAGAATTCGGGGCGTTGATGGACTTGCAAGAACAGTTGATCGACCATGCGTGGAGCCTGCTAAAGCCCGGCGGACGCATGGTGTTTTGTACCTGCAGCCTGTTGCCCGACGAAGGCGAAGTCCAAATTGACGATGCATTGGAGCGTCATGCCGACATGCATGTTGACCGCGATGCTCTTGCATTGCCGGGCATTGATCCAAGCTGGATCACCTCAGAAGGCGGCCTTCGTCTACGTCCTGATTATTGGGCGGAGCATGGCGGCATGGACGGATTCTACATCGCTAGCTTGCGCAAAGCTTAA
- the lspA gene encoding signal peptidase II codes for MKVIFWAGLTAFLADQVSKYVVIHMMELARIRSIDVLPPVLNFRYGENRGINFGLFGDGSDASRWILIVLALVICGAVLIWAMRTPLGRIGLISTGLLVGGALANVVDRLIYGYVLDFLNNSCCGFTNPFVYNLADVFIFAGAIGLIVFAEPTKPKGKKKPVKKVG; via the coding sequence ATGAAGGTCATCTTCTGGGCGGGGCTCACAGCCTTTCTGGCCGATCAGGTCAGCAAATATGTGGTGATCCATATGATGGAACTCGCCCGTATCCGCAGCATTGATGTCTTGCCGCCGGTGCTCAATTTCCGCTACGGCGAAAACCGGGGCATCAACTTTGGCCTCTTTGGCGACGGCTCAGACGCCAGCCGTTGGATTTTGATTGTCCTGGCGCTGGTGATCTGCGGCGCGGTCCTGATTTGGGCCATGCGCACACCGTTGGGTCGGATTGGCCTGATCAGTACCGGTTTGCTGGTGGGCGGAGCACTTGCGAATGTGGTGGACCGTTTGATCTATGGCTACGTACTCGATTTCTTGAACAACTCATGCTGCGGGTTCACCAACCCGTTTGTGTATAACCTTGCGGATGTGTTCATTTTTGCAGGGGCGATTGGATTGATCGTCTTTGCAGAACCGACCAAACCAAAAGGAAAAAAGAAGCCCGTCAAAAAAGTCGGGTGA
- the purH gene encoding bifunctional phosphoribosylaminoimidazolecarboxamide formyltransferase/IMP cyclohydrolase: MPDLHPVKRALLSVSDKTGLVDLGRALADRGIELLSTGGTAKALRDAGLEVRDVADATGYPEMMDGRVKTLHPVVHGGLLALRDNDTHRAAMDEHGIGEIDLVVVNLYPFEATVAKGAAYDDVIENIDIGGPAMIRSAAKNHGFVNVIVDVEDYAPFLEELATHGGQTTYALRQRLAQTAYARTAAYDTAVSTWMADAVGGTPRRRSFGGTLAQTLRYGENPHQQAAFYTDGTSAAGVATAAQHQGKDLSYNNINDTDAAFELVSEFDPQNGPACAIIKHANPCGVGTGSTMIEAYIRAFDCDRTSAFGGIIALNQTLDGATAEAISGIFTEVVIAPGADADALAIFAKKKNLRLLTTDGLSNPAVAKLAVRQVSGGYLVQDKDVGRISRDDLKVVTKRAPSDQELSDLLFAWTVAKHVKSNAIIYVKDGATVGVGAGQMSRVDSTRIAARKAQDMAEAMGLPTPLTQGSVVASDAFFPFADGLITAAEAGATALIQPGGSMRDDEVIAAADAAGLAMVFTGMRHFRH, encoded by the coding sequence ATGCCCGATCTGCACCCCGTCAAACGCGCCCTTCTTTCCGTATCCGACAAAACGGGGCTAGTTGATCTGGGCCGCGCTCTTGCCGATCGAGGGATCGAATTGTTGAGCACAGGAGGCACTGCAAAGGCCCTACGCGATGCCGGTCTTGAAGTGCGCGATGTGGCGGATGCAACGGGATATCCCGAGATGATGGACGGCAGGGTCAAGACGTTGCACCCGGTGGTGCACGGCGGTCTGCTGGCGTTGCGCGATAATGATACTCACCGCGCGGCGATGGACGAACATGGCATCGGCGAAATTGATCTAGTCGTGGTGAACCTTTATCCGTTTGAGGCCACCGTGGCCAAGGGCGCTGCTTATGACGATGTGATCGAAAACATTGATATCGGCGGTCCGGCTATGATTCGCTCGGCTGCAAAAAACCATGGGTTTGTGAATGTGATCGTCGATGTGGAGGATTACGCTCCCTTCCTCGAAGAGCTTGCGACACATGGAGGCCAGACGACCTATGCCTTGCGCCAACGGTTGGCCCAGACCGCCTATGCGCGCACGGCAGCTTACGACACAGCCGTGAGCACGTGGATGGCAGATGCAGTTGGCGGCACGCCGCGCCGCCGGAGCTTTGGCGGAACACTTGCTCAAACCTTGCGCTATGGCGAAAACCCGCATCAGCAGGCGGCTTTTTACACCGATGGCACAAGTGCTGCCGGCGTGGCGACGGCGGCCCAACATCAGGGCAAGGACCTGTCCTATAACAATATCAACGACACGGATGCCGCGTTTGAGCTGGTGAGTGAGTTTGATCCCCAAAACGGCCCAGCATGCGCAATCATCAAACATGCCAACCCTTGCGGCGTAGGGACGGGCAGCACCATGATTGAGGCCTATATCCGCGCATTTGACTGTGACCGCACGAGTGCATTTGGCGGGATTATCGCGCTGAACCAGACGCTGGATGGTGCCACAGCAGAGGCGATTAGTGGCATCTTTACCGAAGTTGTCATCGCTCCGGGTGCTGATGCTGATGCGCTGGCGATCTTTGCCAAAAAGAAAAACCTGCGCCTGCTGACCACGGACGGTCTGTCGAACCCTGCTGTGGCCAAACTGGCTGTGCGGCAGGTGTCCGGCGGCTATCTTGTGCAGGACAAAGACGTAGGCCGGATCAGCCGAGATGATCTGAAAGTTGTGACCAAACGCGCGCCATCAGATCAAGAGTTGAGCGATCTGCTCTTTGCTTGGACGGTCGCGAAACATGTGAAATCCAATGCGATAATCTATGTCAAAGACGGCGCAACCGTGGGCGTTGGAGCAGGCCAGATGAGCCGCGTTGACAGCACACGCATTGCCGCCCGCAAAGCACAGGACATGGCCGAAGCGATGGGCCTGCCCACGCCCCTGACCCAAGGGTCGGTTGTGGCGTCAGATGCATTTTTCCCGTTTGCCGACGGGTTGATCACTGCAGCTGAAGCGGGTGCAACAGCGCTTATTCAGCCCGGTGGATCAATGCGCGATGACGAGGTGATCGCGGCTGCTGACGCGGCAGGTTTGGCGATGGTCTTTACCGGCATGCGCCACTTTAGGCACTAA
- a CDS encoding M16 family metallopeptidase, which yields MRFFAAILLSLTLTAPAHAEVDIQAVTSPGRTTAWLVEEHSLPFVALELSFRGGTSLDAPGKRGATNLMMGLIEEGAADLDAREFARATEAMATSFGFSAGSEDVTISARFLTENFDASVELLRKALQEPRFDPADVERVRAQVISGITFELKDPGDIASAAFAAATYGDHPYGTPEQGTLESVAALTRDDIVAAHRAVLARDRVLFSAVGDITPEQLGVLIDTLLGALPETGAPMPPKIEPQIPPGVTVIDFDTPQSVALFGQSGIGIDDPDYFAAVLLNQILGGGSFESRLMTEVREKRGLTYGVYSYLWPRDLAATYMGSVSSANDRIGQAIEVIRDEWEKAATQGVTENELRDAKTYLTGAYPLRFDGNSTIASILVGMQMIGLTPEYVKTRNELVEAVTLEDVKRVAGELLDPEALHFVVVGRPVGLETTTE from the coding sequence ATGAGATTTTTCGCAGCCATTTTGCTAAGCCTGACCCTCACCGCCCCCGCACATGCTGAGGTCGATATTCAGGCTGTGACGTCTCCGGGCAGGACCACCGCTTGGTTGGTAGAGGAGCACTCGCTGCCTTTTGTCGCCCTAGAGCTGTCATTTCGTGGCGGTACATCATTGGATGCGCCCGGCAAACGCGGTGCCACCAATCTGATGATGGGCCTCATTGAAGAAGGGGCTGCGGACTTAGACGCACGTGAATTTGCCCGCGCAACGGAGGCCATGGCGACCAGCTTTGGCTTTTCTGCGGGCAGCGAGGACGTGACGATCTCGGCGCGTTTCCTGACCGAGAACTTCGATGCTTCGGTGGAACTGTTGCGCAAGGCCCTGCAAGAGCCGCGCTTTGATCCGGCAGATGTTGAACGTGTTCGCGCGCAGGTGATCTCAGGTATTACCTTTGAACTCAAAGATCCTGGCGACATCGCCAGCGCCGCATTCGCTGCGGCGACCTACGGCGATCATCCTTATGGCACGCCCGAGCAAGGCACGCTTGAGAGTGTTGCGGCCCTGACACGCGACGACATCGTTGCAGCCCACCGCGCGGTGCTGGCCCGTGACCGCGTGTTGTTTAGTGCCGTGGGTGACATCACCCCCGAGCAGTTGGGCGTTTTGATCGATACGTTGCTGGGTGCATTGCCCGAGACGGGGGCCCCGATGCCGCCGAAGATTGAGCCTCAAATTCCGCCGGGCGTTACGGTTATCGACTTTGATACGCCGCAGTCCGTCGCGCTCTTTGGTCAGTCCGGTATTGGCATTGATGATCCGGATTACTTTGCCGCTGTTTTGCTTAACCAGATTTTGGGGGGTGGGTCATTCGAGAGCCGTTTGATGACCGAAGTGCGTGAAAAGCGTGGCCTGACCTACGGCGTCTATTCCTACCTCTGGCCACGTGATTTGGCGGCAACTTATATGGGCTCTGTGAGCTCAGCCAATGACCGCATCGGCCAAGCCATCGAGGTGATCCGCGACGAATGGGAAAAGGCTGCAACCCAAGGCGTGACCGAAAACGAACTGCGCGATGCAAAGACTTATCTTACGGGGGCCTATCCCCTGCGGTTTGATGGCAACAGCACCATTGCCAGCATCCTTGTGGGCATGCAGATGATCGGGCTGACGCCTGAGTATGTGAAAACGCGCAATGAATTGGTTGAGGCCGTGACCCTAGAAGACGTCAAACGCGTCGCTGGTGAACTTCTTGATCCCGAAGCGTTGCATTTTGTGGTTGTTGGCCGCCCCGTTGGGCTTGAGACGACCACCGAGTAA
- a CDS encoding heparinase II/III family protein produces the protein MFNQTRIGARKARFLNLWHARAATRSRGKARGFVSSPEPRTIGSFARGRQLIAGNFLFAGNLVADREKSPWDITPPDAGFAEALHGFAWLDDLAAVGDIAARQTAQRWLWGWIELYGKGRGPGWTPDLTGRRLIRWINHALFMLRGNDTPNSDEFYRSLVQQTRFLSRRWHGARPGLPRFEALTGLIYAGLSIEGLETLADPAIKALARECASQIDAQGGLPTRNPEELLQVFTLLTWAAAALSDAGRRTPQAHLAAIERIAPTLRTLRHADGALARFHGGGRGAEGWLDHALASARVRAGHPDGLAMGYARLSAGRTSVIVDASPPPSGAASANAHASTLAFELTSGRRPLIVNCGSGASFGLDWRRAGRATPSHSALSLGGYSSARLDVPDRNSGVESLIDGPAHVPVEITPVSDGMRFQGGHDGYVLTHGLTHARTLELTLDGRAMAGEDMLLAMEDADKRRFDRALDGTKLTGIVFEIRFHLHPEVDATVDLGGAAVSMALKSGEIWVFRHDGVLDLTLEPGVYLETTRLKPRAAQQIVLSGRAITEVTRVRWSLSKAQETAIGVRDLSREDPYRDED, from the coding sequence ATGTTCAACCAGACCCGGATCGGTGCGCGCAAGGCGCGTTTTTTGAACCTGTGGCACGCACGGGCCGCAACCCGTTCGCGTGGCAAAGCGCGTGGATTCGTGTCTTCTCCTGAACCGCGCACGATCGGTTCCTTTGCGCGGGGCCGTCAGCTGATCGCTGGCAATTTTCTGTTTGCAGGCAATCTGGTGGCCGACCGGGAGAAATCTCCGTGGGACATTACACCCCCCGATGCTGGTTTCGCCGAAGCATTGCACGGGTTTGCCTGGCTTGATGACCTGGCCGCGGTCGGCGACATCGCTGCGCGTCAAACTGCGCAACGCTGGCTTTGGGGTTGGATTGAGCTTTACGGGAAAGGGCGCGGCCCCGGCTGGACGCCAGACCTGACGGGGCGCCGTCTGATACGGTGGATCAACCATGCCCTGTTTATGTTGCGCGGCAATGACACGCCCAACAGCGACGAATTCTACCGGTCTTTGGTGCAGCAAACGCGTTTTCTATCCAGACGTTGGCACGGTGCTCGGCCCGGGTTGCCGCGTTTTGAAGCGCTAACAGGATTGATTTACGCAGGCCTTTCGATCGAGGGGCTCGAGACACTTGCTGATCCAGCGATCAAAGCGCTCGCGCGGGAATGCGCCAGCCAAATCGATGCCCAAGGAGGGTTGCCGACGCGCAATCCCGAAGAGCTTTTGCAGGTGTTCACACTGCTAACATGGGCCGCCGCCGCACTTAGCGATGCGGGCCGTCGCACGCCACAGGCCCATCTGGCTGCCATTGAGCGCATCGCCCCGACATTGCGAACGTTACGCCATGCTGATGGTGCTTTGGCGCGGTTTCATGGTGGCGGGCGCGGTGCCGAAGGCTGGCTTGATCACGCATTAGCCTCTGCTCGGGTTCGTGCGGGCCACCCTGATGGGCTTGCCATGGGCTACGCGCGGCTTTCGGCGGGGCGAACAAGCGTTATCGTAGATGCCAGCCCGCCGCCCAGCGGTGCCGCCTCGGCGAATGCCCACGCCTCGACCCTTGCGTTTGAGTTAACGTCTGGGCGTCGGCCGTTGATTGTAAACTGCGGATCAGGTGCGTCTTTTGGTCTGGACTGGCGGCGTGCCGGCCGGGCCACCCCGTCACATTCTGCCCTGTCGCTGGGCGGGTATTCCAGCGCGCGTTTGGATGTGCCTGACCGCAATTCTGGCGTTGAATCGTTGATTGACGGCCCCGCTCATGTTCCCGTGGAAATCACGCCGGTCTCGGATGGGATGCGGTTTCAGGGCGGACACGACGGCTATGTCTTGACACATGGCCTGACCCATGCGCGGACGCTGGAGCTGACGTTGGATGGCCGCGCGATGGCTGGTGAAGATATGCTGTTGGCCATGGAAGACGCCGACAAGCGCCGCTTTGATCGGGCGTTAGATGGCACCAAATTGACCGGCATCGTCTTTGAAATTCGCTTTCATTTGCATCCTGAAGTCGACGCGACAGTGGATTTGGGTGGTGCCGCCGTCAGCATGGCGCTCAAGAGCGGAGAAATCTGGGTCTTTCGCCATGATGGGGTGCTGGATCTGACGTTAGAACCGGGCGTGTATCTTGAGACCACGCGTCTCAAGCCCCGCGCGGCGCAGCAGATTGTGTTGTCGGGCCGCGCAATAACCGAAGTGACCCGAGTCCGCTGGTCCTTGTCCAAAGCGCAGGAAACTGCGATTGGCGTGCGTGATCTGTCGCGAGAAGATCCATACCGCGACGAAGACTGA
- a CDS encoding DUF1674 domain-containing protein, protein MPVPEPKSDLPPPAQRALAEAEARRAAAKKLDLPPELGGREGPEPVRYGDWEKKGIAVDF, encoded by the coding sequence ATGCCGGTACCTGAGCCTAAATCCGATCTGCCCCCTCCCGCGCAGCGCGCATTGGCCGAAGCCGAAGCGCGTCGTGCCGCAGCAAAAAAGCTTGATTTACCGCCCGAACTGGGGGGTCGCGAAGGACCCGAGCCCGTCCGCTATGGCGATTGGGAGAAAAAGGGAATTGCCGTCGATTTTTGA
- a CDS encoding DUF3035 domain-containing protein: MRLMFAILLIPAFLAGCANVGLRDLRSDSEGPDEFSVQPVGALQQPSDYRALPAPTPGQANLTDRNPKQEGLTAFGGSIGNPTGPIPASNGALVQHASRLGVTPSIRQDLAVADAEFRRSKSRFTQYRIVPVDRYDQAYRSQAIDAQREAARWRQAGARTPSAPPPS, from the coding sequence ATGCGTCTGATGTTTGCCATATTGCTGATCCCTGCCTTTTTGGCGGGGTGTGCCAACGTCGGCCTGCGGGATCTTCGTAGCGATTCAGAAGGCCCGGACGAATTCAGTGTGCAGCCTGTTGGAGCGCTTCAGCAGCCATCAGATTATAGGGCCCTGCCGGCACCGACGCCCGGCCAAGCCAACCTCACGGACCGCAACCCCAAACAAGAAGGGCTTACGGCCTTTGGCGGCAGCATTGGTAATCCAACAGGACCGATCCCTGCAAGCAATGGCGCACTTGTCCAGCACGCAAGTCGCTTGGGAGTGACCCCCAGCATACGTCAGGATCTGGCGGTAGCCGACGCTGAATTCCGCCGCAGCAAATCGCGATTCACACAGTACCGCATTGTCCCGGTCGATCGCTATGATCAAGCTTACCGCTCTCAGGCCATCGATGCGCAGCGCGAAGCTGCGCGCTGGCGCCAAGCAGGTGCCCGCACGCCGTCTGCCCCTCCACCTAGCTAA
- a CDS encoding M16 family metallopeptidase, which translates to MLRLLQSAALAAALAPAAAQSETRGGVTDFVLDNGMQIVVVEDHRAPVVQHMLWYRAGSADEPKGSSGVAHFLEHLLFKATDKLEAGELSATVAANGGRDNAFTSHDYTAYFQRIAADRLELMMSMEADRMKNIRLTPENIETERDVIIEERNQRTENDPGALFGEQMSAAQYLNHRYGTPIIGWMHEMRELDLEDALSFYELYYSPNNAILVVSGDVKPDEVRALAEKYYGVIPANPDLPDRLRTEEPPQNAERRVIFRDARVAQPYVSRSYLMPERDSGAQETSAALTILAQILGGGTTSYFAEKLQFDEPVATYSTAYYSSVSLDDTTFRMIVVPSDGVSLQEAEDAMDAALAQFALDGVNPEQLERIKLQIRASEIYAQDNVDGIANRYGRALTSGLTIKDVQDWPGLLDAVTEDEIMEAAKLLRREASVTGWLMKPEAPVQSGETQ; encoded by the coding sequence ATGCTGAGACTCCTGCAAAGCGCGGCGCTTGCCGCAGCACTGGCACCAGCCGCCGCACAAAGTGAGACACGGGGTGGCGTGACCGATTTCGTGCTTGATAACGGCATGCAGATCGTTGTCGTCGAAGACCACCGTGCGCCGGTCGTCCAGCATATGCTGTGGTACCGCGCGGGATCAGCGGATGAACCCAAAGGGTCATCAGGGGTTGCGCATTTCCTGGAACACCTGCTGTTCAAAGCAACCGACAAGCTTGAAGCCGGAGAGCTATCGGCCACAGTTGCGGCCAATGGCGGGCGCGACAATGCGTTTACCAGCCACGACTACACCGCATATTTCCAACGTATCGCAGCTGACCGCCTTGAGCTGATGATGTCCATGGAAGCTGACCGGATGAAAAACATCCGTCTGACGCCTGAAAACATCGAAACAGAACGAGACGTGATCATCGAAGAACGCAACCAGCGTACCGAGAATGATCCCGGTGCTCTTTTTGGTGAACAGATGTCTGCGGCGCAGTATCTCAATCACCGGTACGGTACGCCGATCATCGGTTGGATGCACGAGATGCGCGAACTTGATCTGGAAGATGCGCTGTCTTTCTACGAGCTTTACTACTCACCCAATAACGCCATTTTGGTCGTCTCAGGCGATGTGAAACCAGATGAAGTGCGCGCTTTGGCCGAAAAATACTATGGTGTCATCCCAGCAAACCCTGATTTGCCGGACCGTTTGCGCACAGAAGAGCCGCCGCAAAATGCAGAACGGCGTGTGATCTTTCGGGATGCGCGCGTGGCGCAACCTTACGTCAGCCGGAGCTATCTGATGCCGGAACGTGACAGCGGCGCGCAAGAAACCTCTGCGGCGCTGACTATTCTTGCGCAGATTCTGGGCGGCGGCACGACCAGCTATTTCGCCGAAAAGCTCCAGTTCGACGAACCGGTCGCGACCTATTCCACAGCTTACTATTCAAGCGTCTCTTTGGATGACACGACGTTTCGTATGATAGTGGTGCCCAGCGACGGCGTAAGCCTGCAAGAGGCCGAAGATGCGATGGATGCAGCACTGGCTCAGTTTGCCCTCGACGGTGTGAACCCCGAACAGCTGGAGCGGATTAAGCTGCAGATCCGAGCAAGCGAGATTTACGCCCAAGACAACGTTGACGGGATCGCCAATCGCTATGGCCGCGCGCTGACGTCCGGCCTCACCATCAAAGATGTGCAGGACTGGCCCGGATTGCTTGATGCCGTCACCGAAGACGAAATCATGGAGGCGGCAAAGCTGTTGCGCCGTGAGGCTTCCGTCACGGGCTGGCTCATGAAGCCAGAAGCACCCGTCCAGTCAGGAGAAACCCAATGA